A portion of the Salvia miltiorrhiza cultivar Shanhuang (shh) unplaced genomic scaffold, IMPLAD_Smil_shh original_scaffold_447, whole genome shotgun sequence genome contains these proteins:
- the LOC131004652 gene encoding calcium-dependent protein kinase SK5-like, translated as MSSSTPPPSHNHKPSNETQNQESEMKKPSFLHPQKPTWVLPYKTPFLKSLYTIGKKLGQGQFGITFLCTEKSSGTDYACKSIPKKKLICKEDYEDVWREIQIMHHLSEHPNVVRIKGTYEDALFVHIVMELCAGGELFDRIVLKGHYSEKEAAKLIKTIVGVVQSCHSLGVMHRDLKPENFLFISADEDAALKATDFGLSVFYKPDETFCDVVGSPYYVAPEVLRKHYGPEADVWSAGVILYILLSGVPPFWAETEMGIFRQILRGKLDFDSEPWPAISGFAKDLIRKMLDRNPKTRLTAYEVLCHPWIVDDTMAPDKPLDSAVLSRLKQFSAMNKLKKMALRVIAERLSEEEIGGLRELFRMIDTDDSGTITFDELKEGLKRVGSELMESEIKDLMEAADIDNSGTIDYGEFLAATVHLNKLEREENLLSAFSFFDKDGSGYITIDELQQACKEFGLSELNLDEMIREIDQDNDGQIDYGEFAAMMRKGNGGIGRRTMRKTINLGEALGLGVTEKKGGN; from the exons ATGTCGTCGTCAACTCCACCTCCATCCCACAACCATAAGCCCTCAAATGAAACCCAAAATCAAGAATCAGAGATGAAGAAACCAAGTTTCTTGCACCCCCAGAAACCCACGTGGGTGCTCCCTTACAAAACCCCATTTCTGAAGAGCCTCTACACCATCGGCAAGAAGCTGGGGCAGGGGCAGTTCGGGATCACCTTCCTCTGCACCGAGAAATCCAGCGGCACCGATTACGCCTGCAAGTCGATTCCCAAGAAGAAGCTGATTTGCAAGGAGGATTACGAGGATGTGTGGAGGGAGATTCAGATAATGCACCATTTGTCGGAGCATCCGAATGTGGTGAGGATAAAGGGCACCTACGAGGATGCGCTGTTTGTGCACATAGTGATGGAGCTGTGTGCGGGCGGGGAGCTCTTTGATAGGATCGTGCTCAAGGGCCATTACAGCGAGAAGGAGGCCGCCAAGCTCATCAAGACCATTGTCGGAGTCGTGCAGAGTTGCCACTCCTTGGGGGTTATGCACAGGGATTTGAAGCCCGAGAATTTCTTGTTTATCAGTGCTGATGAGGATGCTGCTCTCAAGGCTACTGATTTTGGCCTCTCTGTCTTCTACAAACCAG ATGAAACTTTCTGTGATGTTGTGGGAAGTCCTTATTATGTTGCACCAGAGGTTCTGCGCAAGCATTATGGACCTGAGGCAGACGTATGGAGTGCCGgagttattttatatattttactcAGTGGTGTACCACCTTTCTGGGCTG AAACTGAGATGGGAATTTTCCGTCAGATATTAAGGGGGAAACTAGATTTTGATTCCGAGCCATGGCCTGCGATTTCGGGTTTTGCCAAGGATTTGATAAGAAAGATGCTCGATAGAAACCCAAAGACAAGGCTAACTGCATATGAAGTTCTGT GCCATCCTTGGATTGTCGATGATACAATGGCTCCTGATAAGCCTCTTGATTCTGCTGTTTTGTCACGCCTAAAGCAGTTTTCTGCAATGAACAAACTTAAGAAGATGGCTTTACGT GTAATAGCGGAGAGATTATCTGAGGAGGAAATCGGTGGCCTCAGAGAACTGTTCAGAATGATAGATACAGACGATAGTGGAACCATAACCTTCGATGAACTCAAAGAGGGTCTAAAGCGAGTTGGTTCTGAGCTGATGGAGTCTGAAATTAAAGACCTTATGGAGGCG GCTGACATTGATAACAGTGGAACGATAGATTACGGGGAGTTTCTTGCAGCTACTGTACACTTGAACAAGTTAGAAAGAGAGGAGAATCTGCTTTCAGCTTTCTCCTTCTTTGATAAAGATGGCAGTGGTTACATAACCATCGATGAGCTTCAACAAGCCTGCAAAGAATTTGGTCTGAGCGAACTTAATCTTGATGAGATGATCAGGGAGATTGATCAAGACAAC GATGGGCAGATAGATTATGGAGAATTCGCGGCCATGATGAGAAAAGGGAATGGAGGAATCGGGAGGAGAACCATGAGGAAAACTATAAACTTGGGGGAAGCACTGGGGTTAGGGGTTACAGAGAAGAAAGGAGGCAACTAA
- the LOC131004653 gene encoding uncharacterized protein LOC131004653 codes for MDYETVKKFVEKEGGPYEFTVDSMPERFIEPMVMQGMKIDHIERGRILCSFTVPPRLVNTGNTLHGGATAALVDIVGSAVIFTMGAQTTGVSVEINVSYLNGATVGEEVEIESKALRVGKALAVVSVDLRSKKTGKLLAQGRHTKYLVLPSKI; via the exons ATGGATTATGAGACGGTGAAGAAGTTCGTCGAGAAAGAGGGCGGGCCTTACGAATTCACGGTGGATTCGATGCCCGAGCGATTCATAGAGCCAATGGTGATGCAGGGCATGAAAATCGATCACATCGAACGCGGCCGCATCCTTTGCTCCTTCACTGTTCCTCCTCGCCTCGTG AACACTGGGAATACCTTGCACGGCGGAGCCACGGCAGCGCTGGTGGACATCGTTGGCTCGGCTGTTATTTTCACGATGGGGGCTCAGACCACCGGCGTGTCCGTCGAAATTAATGTTTCATATTTGAACGGCGCTACTGTTGGG GAGGAAGTTGAGATCGAAAGCAAGGCATTGCGTGTGGGAAAGGCGCTCGCTGTTGTCAGTGTTGATCTGAGAAGTAAGAAGACTGGAAAACTTTTAGCGCAGGGGCGCCACACAAAGTATCTGGTTCTCCCTAGTAAAATCTGA
- the LOC131004650 gene encoding pheophytinase, chloroplastic isoform X1, whose product MSTSCATLPSSVKLGLLGRKSFPRLDRQRSRCGLSRRGFVFKGIVAAGASVMATTAAAEPTKLKGLEELPFKPEGYNYWTWRDRKIHYVVEGEGLPIVLIHGFGASAFHWRYNIPELAKNYKVYALDLLGFGWSEKALIEYDALVWRDQVVDFVKEIVKEPAVLVGNSLGGFTALVAAASLQDQVKGVVLLNSAGQFGDASSPATETEENAVQKFVLKPLKDVFQRVVLGFLFWQAKQPARVESVLKSVYVNSTNVDDYLINSITRPADDPNAGEVYYRLMTRFMSNQRKYTLDSVLSQLSCPLLLVWGDLDPWVGPAKALRIKEFYPGTSLVNLQAGHCPHDEVPELVNKALLEWLPTIPSPQAP is encoded by the exons ATGTCAACTTCTTGCGCCACTTTGCCCAGTTCTGTGAAATTGGGGTTGCTGGGAAGAAAGAGTTTTCCAAGACTTGATCGTCAGA GAAGCAGGTGTGGGTTGAGTAGGAGAGGTTTTGTGTTTAAAGGAATTGTTGCTGCTGGAGCTTCAGTAATGGCTACAACTGCTGCTGCAGAGCCCACAAAACTCAAAG GTTTGGAGGAATTGCCATTTAAACCGGAGGGATATAATTACTGGACGTGGCGAGATAGGAAAATACATTATGTAGTGGAAGGAGAGGGGCTGCCCATTGTTCTCATTCATGGGTTTGGGGCTTCTGCATTTCATTGGAG GTACAACATACCTGAATTGGCTAAAAATTATAAGGTCTATGCACTAGATTTGCTAGGATTTGGCTGGAGCGAGAAGGCGCTTATTGAGTATGATGCTCTGGTGTGGAGAGATCAAGTCGTGGATTTTGTGAAGGAGATAGTTAAAGAGCCTGCAGTTTTAGTTGGAAACAG TCTAGGAGGATTCACTGCTTTAGTTGCAGCAGCATCACTGCAGGATCAAGTTAAGGGCGTTGTATTACTGAACTCAGCAGGACAATTTGGAGATGCTAGTTCTCCAGCAACAGAGACTGAAGAAAATGCCGTgcaaaaatttgttttgaagcCACTGAAGGATGTTTTTCAGCGTGTTGTTCTTGGATTTTTGTTTTGGCAAGCCAAGCAACCAGCACGCGTTGAGTCTGTCTTGAAAAGT GTCTATGTCAACTCTACAAATGTTGATGACTATCTAATCAATTCAATAACAAGGCCTGCTGATGATCCAAATGCTGGCGAAGTTTACTACAG actaatgacaAGATTCATGTCGAACCAAAGAAAGTATACGCTTGACAGCGTGTTGAGCCAACTGTCATGCCCGTTGCTCTTGGTGTGGGGGGACTTAGATCCTTGGGTTGGCCCTGCGAAAGCTCTCCGGATCAAAGAGTTTTATCCAGGTACTTCCCTCGTAAACTTACAGGCGGGGCACTGCCCACACGATGAGGTTCCGGAGCTTGTCAATAAGGCCCTATTGGAGTGGCTCCCGACTATACCGTCTCCTCAAGCTCCATGA
- the LOC131004650 gene encoding pheophytinase, chloroplastic isoform X3, with amino-acid sequence MSTSCATLPSSVKLGLLGRKSFPRLDRQRSRCGLSRRGFVFKGIVAAGASVMATTAAAEPTKLKGLEELPFKPEGYNYWTWRDRKIHYVVEGEGLPIVLIHGFGASAFHWSLGGFTALVAAASLQDQVKGVVLLNSAGQFGDASSPATETEENAVQKFVLKPLKDVFQRVVLGFLFWQAKQPARVESVLKSVYVNSTNVDDYLINSITRPADDPNAGEVYYRLMTRFMSNQRKYTLDSVLSQLSCPLLLVWGDLDPWVGPAKALRIKEFYPGTSLVNLQAGHCPHDEVPELVNKALLEWLPTIPSPQAP; translated from the exons ATGTCAACTTCTTGCGCCACTTTGCCCAGTTCTGTGAAATTGGGGTTGCTGGGAAGAAAGAGTTTTCCAAGACTTGATCGTCAGA GAAGCAGGTGTGGGTTGAGTAGGAGAGGTTTTGTGTTTAAAGGAATTGTTGCTGCTGGAGCTTCAGTAATGGCTACAACTGCTGCTGCAGAGCCCACAAAACTCAAAG GTTTGGAGGAATTGCCATTTAAACCGGAGGGATATAATTACTGGACGTGGCGAGATAGGAAAATACATTATGTAGTGGAAGGAGAGGGGCTGCCCATTGTTCTCATTCATGGGTTTGGGGCTTCTGCATTTCATTGGAG TCTAGGAGGATTCACTGCTTTAGTTGCAGCAGCATCACTGCAGGATCAAGTTAAGGGCGTTGTATTACTGAACTCAGCAGGACAATTTGGAGATGCTAGTTCTCCAGCAACAGAGACTGAAGAAAATGCCGTgcaaaaatttgttttgaagcCACTGAAGGATGTTTTTCAGCGTGTTGTTCTTGGATTTTTGTTTTGGCAAGCCAAGCAACCAGCACGCGTTGAGTCTGTCTTGAAAAGT GTCTATGTCAACTCTACAAATGTTGATGACTATCTAATCAATTCAATAACAAGGCCTGCTGATGATCCAAATGCTGGCGAAGTTTACTACAG actaatgacaAGATTCATGTCGAACCAAAGAAAGTATACGCTTGACAGCGTGTTGAGCCAACTGTCATGCCCGTTGCTCTTGGTGTGGGGGGACTTAGATCCTTGGGTTGGCCCTGCGAAAGCTCTCCGGATCAAAGAGTTTTATCCAGGTACTTCCCTCGTAAACTTACAGGCGGGGCACTGCCCACACGATGAGGTTCCGGAGCTTGTCAATAAGGCCCTATTGGAGTGGCTCCCGACTATACCGTCTCCTCAAGCTCCATGA
- the LOC131004651 gene encoding AAA-ATPase ASD, mitochondrial-like, which yields MAAPMVEMLTQLWSVIGGLMVGYAMFQNYFPHELSRPIKRYSKKIINFFYPYIHITFPEYEGDGFERSKAYAAIKRYLNAHSTSQAKHLQATVVRDTEAVVLTMASNSSEEVTDEFNGIKLWWASRETPPSSQTISWGPREADKRFFSLTFHRRYRDVICDLYLKHVLAQGKAITVRERRRKLFTNNKGSDGGFYSRRRLWSEVLFDHPATFRTLAMDPGKKQEIIDDLINFSESKDYYKSVGKAWKRGYLLYGPPGTGKSTMIAAMANLLEYDVYDLELTAVKDNTELRKLLIDTSGKSIIVIEDIDCSLELTGQREKTDKDGEDKKKDEENKDPVKKKMEEAEKKKTSEVTLSGLLNFIDGLWSACGGERIIVFTTNYVEKLDPALIRRGRMDMHIELSYCGFEAFKVLANNYLKIEEHDMFESIRRQLEETKMTPADVAENLMPKLRGEDKERCLTRLVKAIEEAKLKAKAEEEEKFKAEKLAKEAEEEKNKKKAAEEKQEKKKENGDAEKTTTTNGVAKENGVVAENGA from the coding sequence ATGGCAGCTCCCATGGTTGAAATGCTAACCCAATTGTGGTCTGTAATCGGAGGGCTGATGGTGGGCTACGCCATGTTCCAGAACTACTTCCCCCACGAGCTGAGCCGCCCCATCAAGCGCTACTCCAAGAAAATCATCAACTTCTTCTACCCCTACATTCACATCACCTTCCCCGAGTACGAAGGCGACGGCTTCGAGCGCAGCAAAGCCTACGCCGCCATCAAGCGCTACCTCAACGCCCACTCCACCAGCCAGGCCAAGCACCTCCAAGCCACCGTGGTCCGCGACACCGAGGCCGTGGTTCTCACCATGGCATCCAACTCCAGCGAGGAGGTCACCGACGAATTCAACGGCATCAAGCTCTGGTGGGCCTCGCGCGAGACCCCGCCTTCCTCGCAGACTATCTCGTGGGGCCCAAGGGAGGCCGATAAGAGGTTCTTCTCCCTCACCTTCCACAGAAGATACCGTGACGTCATCTGCGATCTCTATCTCAAGCACGTGCTCGCGCAGGGCAAGGCCATCACCGTCAGGGAGAGGCGCAGGAAGCTCTTCACCAACAACAAGGGCAGCGATGGCGGCTTCTACAGCCGCCGGAGATTGTGGAGCGAGGTGCTCTTCGATCACCCCGCCACCTTCCGTACCTTGGCCATGGATCCCGGCAAGAAGCAAGAGATCATCGACGATCTCATCAACTTCTCGGAATCTAAGGATTATTACAAGTCGGTGGGGAAGGCGTGGAAGCGCGGGTATCTCCTCTACGGGCCCCCTGGTACCGGCAAGTCAACCATGATCGCCGCCATGGCTAATCTCTTAGAATACGACGTCTACGACCTCGAGCTCACCGCGGTGAAGGACAACACGGAATTGAGGAAGCTGCTCATCGACACCTCCGGCAAATCCATCATCGTCATCGAGGATATCGACTGCTCGCTGGAGCTGACGGGGCAGAGAGAGAAGACGGACAAGGATGGAGAAgacaagaagaaagatgaagagAATAAGGATCCAGTTAAAAAGAAAATGGAGGAGgccgagaagaagaagacgagcGAGGTGACACTTTCTGGGCTACTCAACTTCATCGACGGCCTCTGGTCTGCCTGTGGAGGAGAGAGAATCATCGTCTTCACCACCAACTACGTGGAGAAGCTAGATCCAGCTCTCATTCGAAGAGGGAGAATGGATATGCACATTGAGCTCTCCTATTGCGGCTTCGAGGCCTTCAAGGTCTTGGCGAACAACTATTTGAAGATTGAAGAGCATGATATGTTCGAGAGCATCAGGCGGCAGTTGGAGGAAACGAAGATGACGCCGGCGGATGTAGCTGAGAATTTGATGCCCAAATTGCGGGGAGAAGACAAGGAGAGGTGTTTGACGAGATTGGTGAAAGCGATAGAGGAGGCCAAGCTCAAAGCCAAAGCCGAGGAGGAAGAGAAATTCAAGGCAGAGAAATTAGCCAAAGAGGCAGAAGAAGAGAAGAATAAGAAAAAGGCTGCCGAAGAAAAAcaagagaagaagaaagaaaatggtGATGCAGAGAAGACCACCACCACAAATGGGGTAGCCAAAGAAAATGGAGTAGTTGCAGAAAATGGTgcatag
- the LOC131004650 gene encoding pheophytinase, chloroplastic isoform X2 yields the protein MATTAAAEPTKLKGLEELPFKPEGYNYWTWRDRKIHYVVEGEGLPIVLIHGFGASAFHWRYNIPELAKNYKVYALDLLGFGWSEKALIEYDALVWRDQVVDFVKEIVKEPAVLVGNSLGGFTALVAAASLQDQVKGVVLLNSAGQFGDASSPATETEENAVQKFVLKPLKDVFQRVVLGFLFWQAKQPARVESVLKSVYVNSTNVDDYLINSITRPADDPNAGEVYYRLMTRFMSNQRKYTLDSVLSQLSCPLLLVWGDLDPWVGPAKALRIKEFYPGTSLVNLQAGHCPHDEVPELVNKALLEWLPTIPSPQAP from the exons ATGGCTACAACTGCTGCTGCAGAGCCCACAAAACTCAAAG GTTTGGAGGAATTGCCATTTAAACCGGAGGGATATAATTACTGGACGTGGCGAGATAGGAAAATACATTATGTAGTGGAAGGAGAGGGGCTGCCCATTGTTCTCATTCATGGGTTTGGGGCTTCTGCATTTCATTGGAG GTACAACATACCTGAATTGGCTAAAAATTATAAGGTCTATGCACTAGATTTGCTAGGATTTGGCTGGAGCGAGAAGGCGCTTATTGAGTATGATGCTCTGGTGTGGAGAGATCAAGTCGTGGATTTTGTGAAGGAGATAGTTAAAGAGCCTGCAGTTTTAGTTGGAAACAG TCTAGGAGGATTCACTGCTTTAGTTGCAGCAGCATCACTGCAGGATCAAGTTAAGGGCGTTGTATTACTGAACTCAGCAGGACAATTTGGAGATGCTAGTTCTCCAGCAACAGAGACTGAAGAAAATGCCGTgcaaaaatttgttttgaagcCACTGAAGGATGTTTTTCAGCGTGTTGTTCTTGGATTTTTGTTTTGGCAAGCCAAGCAACCAGCACGCGTTGAGTCTGTCTTGAAAAGT GTCTATGTCAACTCTACAAATGTTGATGACTATCTAATCAATTCAATAACAAGGCCTGCTGATGATCCAAATGCTGGCGAAGTTTACTACAG actaatgacaAGATTCATGTCGAACCAAAGAAAGTATACGCTTGACAGCGTGTTGAGCCAACTGTCATGCCCGTTGCTCTTGGTGTGGGGGGACTTAGATCCTTGGGTTGGCCCTGCGAAAGCTCTCCGGATCAAAGAGTTTTATCCAGGTACTTCCCTCGTAAACTTACAGGCGGGGCACTGCCCACACGATGAGGTTCCGGAGCTTGTCAATAAGGCCCTATTGGAGTGGCTCCCGACTATACCGTCTCCTCAAGCTCCATGA